One genomic window of Manduca sexta isolate Smith_Timp_Sample1 chromosome 4, JHU_Msex_v1.0, whole genome shotgun sequence includes the following:
- the LOC115452388 gene encoding 26S proteasome non-ATPase regulatory subunit 9, which produces MVVLTGEDPVKSRVMKLMDEKEKIVAEIYNQRAILEANHVGMDEPLVDADGFPRNDIDVYKVRHARHRIICLQNDHKNIMKKIEKGLEEVHSNLIANPNAAQPAPSNRHEASNGQASSSNENSSSVQESFAIVGLVDNGSPADLGGLCTKDEILQFGSVTHSNFTDITQIHSVVSHSVGQNVSVIVKRQQHVINLTVVPQAWSKPGLLGCHIQRKN; this is translated from the exons ATGGTTGTGCTAACCGGTGAAGACCCTGTGAAAAGTCGCGTTATGAAATTAATGGACGAGAAAGAGAAGATCGTGGCTGAAATTTATAATCAAAGGGCGATTTTGGAGGCCAACCATGTGGGCATGGATGAGCCTTTGGTAGACGCTGATGGGTTCCCGCGTAACGACATAGACGTCTACAAAGTGCGACATGCTCGGCACAGGATTATAT GTCTTCAAAATGACCATAAAAACATAATGAAGAAGATTGAGAAAGGGCTTGAGGAGGTGCATTCAAATCTAATTGCAAATCCCAACGCTGCCCAGCCTGCACCCTCTAACAGACATGAAGCCTCTAACGGACAAGCCAGCTCCTCAAATGAAAATAGTTCTAGTGTTCAAGAGAGTTTTGCTATTGTGGGCTTAGTTGATAATGGATCGCCTGCTGATCTGGgt ggTTTGTGCACCAAAGATGAGATCCTGCAATTTGGCTCCGTCACCCACAGCAACTTCACAGACATCACTCAAATCCATAGTGTTGTTTCCCACTCGGTTGGTCAAAATGTCAGTGTTATTGTCAAAAGGCAACAACATGTCATCAACTTGACAGTTGTGCCCCAAGCCTGGTCTAAACCAGGTCTCCTCGGCTGTCATATCCAGAGGAAAAATTAA
- the LOC115455005 gene encoding dual specificity protein phosphatase 23-like, which yields MSTVPKRPNVKLAKLLYKYTEEPKEQKDDHKDEEQIEEETEDYESYPPYNFSWFIENKVAAMGWPQTVANLNYLADVGVDHLITLSPEKIPPILECKKKLKWTEIRIKEFGAPTLKQILKFIEICERAEIRGEVIGVHCRHGRGRTGTMLACYLVHFKHMAPERAVLTVRVQRPGSCETYEQEKMVCHYHDCERGTIEKPDYRIVDNKLYFDFAMKYLFDGDEPKPVEKVIEEPEEETKIVCKDKKVKIKLPKKKSNAMVINHKIYF from the exons ATGTCTACAGTGCCGAAAAGACCTAATGTGAAGCTCGCAAAACTGTTATACAAATATACGGAAGAGCCCAAAGAACAGAAAGATGATCACAAAGATGAAGAACAAATCGAAGAGGAAACTGAAGATTACGAATCGTACCCACCGTACAATTTCTCGTGGTTTATAGAGAATAAAGTGGCTGCTATGGGCTGGCCCCAAACAGTGGCTAATCTCAATTATTTAGCAGATGTTGGTGTGGACCATCTAATAACGTTGTCGCCGGAGAAGATTCCGCCGATATTGGAGTGCAAAAAGAAGTTGAAATGGACGGAGATAAGAATAAAGGAGTTCGGAGCGCCGACGCTGAAGCAGATTTTGAAGTTCATAGAGATATGTGAACGTGCTGAAATTAGGGGTGAA GTAATAGGAGTACATTGTCGACATGGGCGCGGTCGTACAGGGACCATGCTGGCATGCTACCTCGTGCACTTCAAGCACATGGCGCCCGAGAGAGCTGTACTCACTGTCAGGGTCCAAAGACCAG GTTCATGCGAAACGTACGAACAAGAGAAGATGGTTTGCCACTACCACGATTGCGAGCGAGGCACTATCGAGAAACCAGACTACCGCATAGTCGACAACAAACTTTACTTCGACTTCGCCATGAAATATCTTTTCGATGGGGATGAGCCCAAACCTGTCGAAAAAGTAATCGAGGAACCCGAAGAAGAAACCAAAATAGTCTGTAAAGACAAAAAGGTTAAGATTAAATTGCCGAAAAAGAAATCTAACGCTATGGTTATAAAccataagatatatttttga
- the LOC115452389 gene encoding dual specificity protein phosphatase 23 encodes MADEEYHHIVTRMEEITEQEDRHLAGARKEIRNDLTVIIPENPFPDIEVDAYPPLKFSWVIPKKLAAMAFPRNKENLKFLVNQGITHLVTLTAGKKPPVDDIARLRWTEVPVEEFEVPSIEQIKKFIDVCKRADKNGEVMGIHCRQGRSRSGVMLACYLVHFHRFLPDQAMNVIRMIRPGSCDFQEHEEAVGRYFEYLTEDNPVKFGVSGEVMEEFVEAAKESTKRILD; translated from the exons ATGGCGGACGAAGAATATCACCACATCGTTACGCGGATGGAAGAAATTACAGAACAAGAAGACAGACATTTAGCTGGTGCAAGAAAAGAGATACGAAATGATTTAACAGTAATAATACCAGAGAACCCTTTCCCAGATATAGAAGTTGATGCCTACCCACCTTTGAAATTTTCCTGGGTTATACCTAAAAAGTTGGCAGCTATGGCGTTCCCTAGAAATAAGGAGAACTTGAAGTTTTTAGTGAATCAAGGTATAACACACCTGGTAACACTGACGGCGGGGAAAAAACCTCCAGTGGATGATATTGCCAGGCTGAGGTGGACAGAAGTGCCCGTAGAAGAGTTTGAAGTGCCAAGCATagaacaaataaagaaatttattgatGTGTGTAAACGAGCCGATAAGAATGGAGAG GTGATGGGTATCCACTGCCGGCAAGGCCGCAGCCGCTCGGGCGTGATGCTGGCGTGCTACCTGGTACACTTCCACAGGTTCCTGCCCGACCAGGCCATGAACGTCATTAGGATGATCAGACCAG GATCATGCGACTTCCAAGAACACGAGGAAGCAGTAGGCAGGTACTTTGAGTACCTCACAGAGGACAACCCCGTGAAGTTCGGAGTCAGCGGCGAAGTTATGGAGGAGTTTGTGGAAGCCGCCAAGGAAAGCACCAAGAGAATACTCGACTAA